From the genome of Solidesulfovibrio carbinolicus, one region includes:
- a CDS encoding acyltransferase family protein — translation MRYYSIQILRIVFMSMVLYLHVRAYLFIYGGQTDTFFNLVPDAFMAVALPFFSISGFIMAFLIDIGYRNFLPRRLLRVYPTYWCGVAISVIVGYLLWGKLPGKELFAAASLLPVGPADLPLRVEWTLIYEIVYYIVIAPFATPRLRRYFPAFLVIWGLAVIVAYLAFGLREGYVFNTWRTVLFAGYNLYFITGALVYYLQKRTGPMHPALAVGILVACSVFTVAWGWNRPLGVIKSLSEIGPWSLCTAATLFAVVKLEDYVRHPFFIAVSNFGDYAYAYYLIHAVILSAVFSIMVYTLGWPLDNARAFLGLGAVAVGGWFFARLDLALHNFFKSRLR, via the coding sequence ATGCGCTACTATTCCATTCAGATTCTCCGCATTGTTTTCATGTCCATGGTCCTCTATCTGCATGTGAGGGCGTATCTCTTCATTTATGGCGGGCAGACGGACACCTTTTTCAACCTGGTCCCAGACGCGTTTATGGCTGTTGCCTTGCCGTTTTTCAGCATCTCCGGCTTCATCATGGCCTTCCTCATCGACATCGGCTACCGCAACTTTCTGCCTCGGCGGTTGTTGCGCGTCTATCCGACTTACTGGTGCGGCGTGGCCATATCGGTCATTGTCGGCTATCTCCTGTGGGGCAAGCTGCCCGGCAAGGAGCTTTTCGCCGCCGCCTCCCTGCTGCCGGTGGGGCCGGCCGATCTGCCGCTTCGGGTGGAGTGGACCCTCATTTATGAGATCGTCTATTATATCGTCATCGCGCCCTTTGCCACGCCCCGGCTGCGACGCTATTTCCCGGCTTTCCTCGTTATATGGGGCTTGGCCGTGATCGTCGCCTATCTGGCTTTCGGCCTGCGCGAGGGCTATGTCTTCAACACCTGGCGCACGGTGCTTTTCGCCGGCTACAACCTCTATTTCATCACCGGCGCCCTGGTCTATTATCTGCAAAAGCGTACCGGCCCGATGCATCCGGCCCTGGCCGTGGGCATTCTCGTGGCCTGCTCCGTCTTTACCGTGGCCTGGGGCTGGAACCGGCCCCTGGGCGTCATCAAGTCCCTAAGCGAAATCGGCCCCTGGAGCCTGTGCACGGCGGCGACCCTGTTCGCCGTGGTCAAGCTTGAAGACTATGTGCGCCATCCCTTCTTCATCGCCGTGTCCAATTTCGGCGACTATGCCTATGCCTATTATTTGATCCACGCCGTCATCCTTTCGGCGGTCTTTTCCATCATGGTCTACACCCTGGGCTGGCCCCTGGATAATGCCCGGGCGTTTTTGGGTTTGGGCGCGGTGGCGGTCGGCGGGTGGTTTTTTGCCCGGTTGGATCTGGCGTTGCACAACTTTTTCAAAAGCCGTCTGCGCTAG